In Colletotrichum higginsianum IMI 349063 chromosome 3, whole genome shotgun sequence, a genomic segment contains:
- a CDS encoding Peroxisomal D3,D2-enoyl-CoA isomerase, whose protein sequence is MSSQDPVHIVYDDKFAIITLDNASKFNSLAQSSYSRLASLLREADANEEVVVTLLIGQGPFFSAGADLKDSPPSMEEMVSRSYWLPKLVNNNLDVARAFYAHSKILVTALNGPVLGLSAALIAHSDFIYSVPDAYLLTPFSSLGLVAEGGASVAFVQRLGWGKANEALILGRKIPVEELVQVGFVNKVFPDKKNFRSHVLEHVKTTFGDHVVSSSMLGTKALLRRHLVRDQDEAAPLETFGGLERFCQGIPQAEMARVISGGKKHRL, encoded by the exons ATGTCTAGCCAAGACCCAGTTCACATTGTCTACGACGACAAGTTTGCCATCATAACCTTAGACAATGCCTCCAAGTTCAACTCTCTCGCCCAGAGTTCCTATTCGCGTCTTGCCAGCCTGCTGCGGGAGGCAGATGCGAACGAGGAGGTGGTTGTGACTTTGTTGATTGGCCAAGGGCCTTTCTTCTCCGC cggcgcggACCTCAAGGACAGCCCGCCGTCGATGGAGGAAATGGTCTCCCGCTCGTACTGGCTCCCGAAGCTCGTCAACAacaacctcgacgtcgcgAGGGCGTTCTACGCGCACTCCAAGATACTGGTCACGGCTCTGAACGGGCCCGTCCTCGGTCTCTCCGCCGCGCTGATTGCCCACTCGGACTTCATCTACTCGGTTCCCGACGCCTACCTCTTgacgcccttctcctccctaGGTCTCGTGGCGGAGGGCGGCGCTAGCGTTGCCTTTGTGCAGCGTCTGGGCTGGGGCAAGGCCAACGAGGCGCTGATCCTTGGGCGCAAGATCCCAGTGGAAGAGCTCGTCCAAgtcggcttcgtcaacaAGGTGTTCCCGGACAAGAAGAACTTTAGGTCACACGTCCTCGAGCACGTGAAGACGACGTTTGGCGATCACGTCGTCAGCTCCAGCATGCTCGGGACCAAGGCGCTGCTCCGACGGCACCTCGTCCGCGACCAAGACGAAGCGGCGCCGCTGGAAACCTTTGGCGGCCTGGAACGCTTTTGTCAAGGGATCCCACAAGCGGAGATGGCCAGAGTGATCTCCGGAGGCAAGAAGCATCGTCTCTGA
- a CDS encoding C6 transcription factor produces MLGKRGAASRRPACRAQIAPSTASTVSYANDAVLPSPTKARLSSRRPTRRQDLAEPGCVSLGSVSVVDETAESETPEAPYAPLAAHLSHHENTDTAAANRPAFGNTPAYSPLYDFLKSRGVFELPPQAVCSRLVRLYFHHVHPFFPVIDASAFLDVFENIGAQKLSLHLLWSVFLAAANASVPIPCPGFSVVYSSSMNQSTDPARYEEGHVLEIQGWFARSDAASNHRQPSLTFDPQQALYDAEYERNKTTLIQAILLMGFWYADTEDRLGPWHWNGVAIGLCTSIGLHRQPDTSLPLGRQSSSDCPVPRTIWQQLWWACVFRETWLSAGMGRPARLNLAYSNTAKLDPRELGEAWEKIPISRRQKYFPAQMEAMIPLWMDLVDITIHQAEILSVQHRVPSVRQSTPEVERIEASLRLFDRKLRDMEDDATDSNLLLHIYHSQLFLDSALLTLYRPFMLVDLGILPPLDGDSSGRLINATKKSRTVAQHTNNILGNLIVHDMLKVSQALICIAIVPALLTHLLHASSAEKAARQLGWHYLALCMMAVEELRKTYFGAEILFKLFTRAQEKMQSQNSSRAVPSRAGSVAESPRRNTDQPRALSPPPLNTTWTAGGSSSLASPADNIMAENYDVEWILSQCMFPDLSSMASWDQQQDTTVPEAFNP; encoded by the exons ATGCTCGGAAAACGCGGTGCAGCATCCCGCAGACCGGCGTGCCGTGCACAAATTGCGCCCTCGACAGCGTCGACTGTCAGTTACGCCAACGACG CTGTCCTACCCAGTCCAACCAAGGCCCGACTGTCATCCCGTCGGCCCACACGTCGTCAAGATCTTGCGGAGCCTGGTTGTGTATCCCTAGGCAGTGTaagcgtcgtcgacgagactGCTGAGAGTGAAACTCCCGAGGCTCCCTACGCACCTTTGGCTGCACATTTGAGCCATCATGAAAACACAGataccgccgccgcaaatCGCCCGGCGTTTGGGAACACCCCAGCATACTCGCCACTCTACG ACTTCTTGAAGAGCCGAGGGGTCTTCGAGCTGCCACCGCAAGCCGTTTGCAGTCGTCTGGTGCGGCTCTACTTCCACCATGTGCACCCTTTCTTCCCGGTGATCGATGCATCGGCATTTCTCGACGTTTTCGAGAACATCGGGGCACAAAAGCTCAGTCTCCACCTCCTCTGGAGCGTGTTCCTTGCGGCTGCTAATGCAAGCGTCCCCATCCCTTGCCCGGGTTTCTCTGTTGTGTATTCCTCTTCAATGAATCAATCGACTGACCCGGCCC GCTATGAAGAAGGCCATGTTCTTGAGATCCAAGGTTGGTTTGCGAGATCCGATGCGGCCTCGAACCACCGGCAGCCCAGTCTGACATTTGATCCTCAACAGGCTCTTTACGATGCGGAGTACGAGCGAAACAAGACCACGCTTATCCAGGCAATCTTGCTGATGGGTTTCTGGTACGCCGACACCGAAGACAGACTCGGGCCATGGCACTGGAACGGTGTGGCGATCGGCCTTTGCACGAGCATCGGGCTGCATCGGCAACCAGACACCAGCCTGCCCCTGGGCAGACAGTCTTCTTCCGATTGTCCTGTCCCCAGAACTATCTGGCAGCAGCTCTGGTGGGCTTGCGTCTTCCGGGAAACCTGGCTGTCTGCGGGGATGGGTCGACCCGCGCGCCTCAACCTCGCCTATAGCAACACAGCGAAGCTGGATCCTCGGGAGTTGGGCGAGGCCTGGGAGAAGATACCCATCTCGAGACGCCAAAAGTACTTTCCCGCCCAGATGGAGGCCATGATTCCGCTCTGGATGGACTTGGTTGATATCACCATACATCAAGCAGAGATTCTGTCCGTCCAGCATAGGGTCCCATCGGTTCGACAAAGCACACCTGAAGTCGAAAGGATAGAAGCAAGTCTTCGATTGTTCGACCGAAAACTGCGCGACATGGAGGATGATGCTACCGACAGCAACCTACTGTTGCATATCTATCATTCCCAACTCTTCCTCGA TTCGGCATTACTGACCCTTTACCGTCCCTTCATGCTCGTGGACCTTGGCATATTGCCTCCCTTGGATGGTGATTCCTCGGGACGACTCATCAACGCCACGAAGAAGTCGAGAACGGTAGCCCAGCACACCAACAACATTCTGGGAAACTTGATCGTTCATGACATGCTCAAGGTATCGCAGGCTTTGAT CTGCATCGCAATCGTTCCCGCCTTGTTAACGCACCTCTTGCACGCATCATCGGCGGAAAAAGCCGCCCGCCAGCTTGGCTGGCACTACCTGGCACTATGCATGATGGCCGTAGAGGAGCTGCGCAAGACATACTTTGGCGCCGAAATCCTCTTCAAGCTATTCACACGTGCACAGGAGAAGATGCAGAGCCAGAACTCTTCGCGGGCTGTTCCCTCCAGAGCGGGCTCAGTCGCGGAATCTCCGCGACGAAACACCGACCAGCCCAGGGCATTGAGTCCGCCACCTCTGAATACAACGTGGACTGCggggggcagcagcagcctggcaaGCCCAGCTGACAATATCAT GGCCGAAAATTACGATGTTGAGTGGATTCTCAGCCAATGCATGTTTCCGGACCTCTCAAGCATGGCATCGTGGGACCAACAACAGGACACCACTGTTCCTGAAGCATTCAACCCCTAA
- a CDS encoding Oxidoreductase, whose amino-acid sequence MWLSNPSGVCIDGTVVFCTGGNGTICSAQVKALVYLGADACIVGRNVEKTLKMAEDISGARPHSRVLGIGNVDVRNSERLNAAVEECVAKLGAIDFVMQGLSTNAFKSVVDIDLLGSYNTVKATMPHLLASANRARSTGLPSGGRIIFISATFHYTGMPYQAHVASAKAGVDALSASVALEYGPRGVTSNVISPGGVEGTEGLQRLSSQASRESGQGSRQIPLGRYGSLREIADATVFLFSETGSYVTGHVLVVDGGAWRLAGLVGQSAGMTYPEAVLGEQALPEDIETGRRPKPHL is encoded by the exons ATGTGGCTCTCTAACCCGTCGGGTGTCTGTATAGACGGGACCGTCGTGTTCTGCACCGGGGGCAATGGCACCATTTGCTCCGCCCAAGTAAAGGCCCTGGTGTACCTCGGGGCCGACGCCTGCATCGTCGGGCGCAATGTTGAAAAGACCTTGAAGATGGCCGAGGACATCTCCGGAGCGCGACCTCACTCGCGGGTTCTCGGCATTGGCAACGTAGACGTTCGCAACTCGGAGAGGCTCAACGCAGCGGTCGAGGAATGCGTCGCGAAGCTCGGGGCTATCGACTTTGTCATGCAA GGGCTGTCAACCAACGCCTTCAAGAGCGTCGTGGACATTGACCTCCTCGGGTCCTACAACACGGTCAAGGCTACGATGCCGCACCTTTTGGCGTCGGCGAACAGGGCCAGGAGCACGGGTCTCCCCAGCGGCGGCCGCATCATTTTCATCTCGGCCACATTCCACTACACCGGGATGCCGTATCAGGCGCACGTTGCGTCCGCGAAAGCAGGGGTCGACGCCCTCTCTGCCTCGGTAGCCTTGGAATACGGGCCCCGCGGCGTCACTTCGAATGTGATCAGCCCGGGAGGCGTCGAGGGCACCGAGGgcctgcagagactttcgAGCCAGGCCTCGCGTGAGTCGGGCCAAGGCTCCCGCCAGATTCCTCTTGGAAGGTATGGGTCATTGCGAGAAATCGCGGATGCCACCGTGTTCCTCTTTAGCGAGACAGGAAGCTACGTGACCGGCCATGTtctggtcgtcgacggcggcgcatGGAGGCTGGCAGGACTCGTGGGTCAGTCGGCCGGTATGACGTATCCTGAGGCAGTCCTGGGCGAGCAGGCTTTGCCGGAGGACATTGAAACTGGTCGTCGGCCCAAGCCACACCTTTGA
- a CDS encoding Acetylxylan esterase A has protein sequence MKLSTILSAVGLAVSASAASLQQVTNFGSNPSGVKMYIYVPDKLAANPPVIVAIHYCTGTAQAYYNNSPYKGLADQKGFIVIYPESPYSGTCWDVSSKATLTHDGGANSNSIANMVKYTLDKYKGNKSKVFVTGSSSGAMMTNVLAATYPDVFAAAIVYNGVPAGCFYTNSVNGWNSTCSQGQSKATPQRWAQLVYDAYPGYAGSRPRMQIYHGSTDTTLNYANYQETIKQWSGVFGYNPDKPVTSAQNTPQANYRTDVFGDHLTGVWAVGVGHTVPIRGADDMKFFGL, from the exons ATGAAGCTTAGCACCATCCTCTCCGCCGTCGGGCTGGCCgtctcggccagcgccgcctcgcTGCAGCAGGTGACCAACTTCGGCTCCAACCCCAGCGGCGTCAAGATGTACATCTACGTCCCCGACAAGCTGGCGGCCAACCCCCCCGTGATCGTCGCCATCCACTACTGCACCGGCACCGCGCAGGCCTACTACAACAACAGCCCCTACAAGGGCCTCGCCGACCAGAAGggcttcatcgtcatctACCCCGAGTCGCCCTACTCCGGGACCTGCTGGGACGTCTCATCCAAGGCGACCCTCACCCACGACGGGGGAGCAAACAGCAACTCCATCGCCAACATGGTCAAGTATACCCTTGATAAGTACAAGGGCAACAAGTCCAAGGTCTTCGTGACGGGTTCTTCGTCAGGGGCCATGATGACT AACGTCCTGGCCGCGACGTACCCcgacgtcttcgccgccgcaaTCGTCTACAACGGCGTCCCGGCCGGCTGCTTCTACACGAACTCCGTCAACGGCTGGAACAGCACCTGCTCGCAGGGCCAGTCCAAGGCCACGCCGCAGCGCTGGGCTCAACTGGTCTACGACGCCTACCCCGGCTACGCCGGGTCCCGGCCCCGCATGCAGATCTACCACGGCAGCACCGACACCACCCTCAACTACGCCAACTACCAGGAGACCATCAAGCAGTGGTCCGGCGTCTTCGGCTACAACCCGGACAAGCCCGTCACGTCTGCCCAGAACACGCCCCAGGCGAATTACCGCACGGATGTGTTTGGCGACCACCTTACAGGCGTCTGGGCTGTTGGTGTTGGGCATACCGTCCCGATCCGGGGCGCTGACGACATGAAGTTCTTTGGTTTGTAG
- a CDS encoding Fungal specific transcription factor domain-containing protein, giving the protein MADTPTATAATTDAGLTLRDDGPAAHTPSSSNISQPSPSSVPSSISESRKRSLPAASPDEDRRYSSATAASRRRNHKVSRACDYCKAKKLKCSGTIPCDGCTRKRLSCIYDASYRRGRPPTPPPAPAPRRETTETTLTRLLPPIEAHRFVVPFQEAGKPLRILAQDEQNVLTRPRKLLPTEAPLLLHPSPGATLPGLGVVNAARPIDSELAPINISDAGANESVPPTSRASPEVEMAEIGGQYVDNTSSLTFLHRAWKRLSSQRSGGSDAPGHVPSGVEQHQKLTRAGDKPFESHVLDISALPDRSTGLGMLRFYFDVCVVTYRCLHQGYVTEWFEGLLANAQVNRPLHHGIGYAKASIVMTILAIVTLRQSKVRGGTGTAAAESSDLRRSDAYFSHASSLTDMEVGLPKLESAQSRLLQALYLLQTSRMNQAWYVFGSILPIVSALGLHRKSGRNRGSGDRDYIVSQCRKRTFWVAYTIDKYLSVVFGRPRMYHDDNIDQDFPDRVNDEDMTPQGKSREEPEMDCHVESLIFHAKLAQLIDGISREVYSIKHIPKHDRLMAAHRYGQALHQWRESLPHHLGTVRPMSLIPSFRRQNTALKLAYCHAIMHANRPFLLGTGASNKSGRRSALDDSVDECINAAKAALETVDGMASDGTLFHAFWWTPYVTFCALAVVYVWEIQRGRDDGEEGLFELAERCQNHLADATAAESPGRRYSVILEELRQEARYHSAGPSGRDQRPATEPAERRGGAEPTRLDDAPRPPAPPADMGEVFQQPGFEGMTSLFSSWETTDWLDLDSSVHQFLQRI; this is encoded by the coding sequence ATGGCGGACACAcccacggcgacggcggcgacaacggACGCCGGGCTCACCCTCCGAGATGACGGCCCTGCCGCACAcaccccgtcgtcctccaaCATCTCCCaaccgtcgccctcgagtGTTCCGTCCAGCATCTCGGAGAGCAGGAAACGCAGCCTCCCCGCAGCCTCCCCTGATGAAGACCGCCGCTATTCGTCTGCAACGGCCGCCAGCCGGCGAAGGAACCACAAGGTCAGCCGTGCGTGCGACTACTGCAAGGCCAAGAAATTGAAATGCTCCGGCACCATCCCCTGCGACGGGTGTACGAGGAAGAGACTCTCGTGCATCTACGATGCTTCCTACCGTCGAGGCAGaccgccgacgcctcctCCGGCACCCGCCCCCCGCCGCGAGACGACTGAGACTACGCTGACCCGTTTACTCCCTCCTATCGAGGCGCACAGGTTTGTCGTCCCTTTTCAAGAGGCGGGCAAGCCTCTCCGGATTCTTGCACAGGATGAGCAAAATGTGCTGACGAGGCCCAGGAAACTGCTTCCCACCGAGGCGCCCCTCTTGCTACACCCTTCCCCAGGAGCCACGCTGCCTGGTCTAGGTGTAGTCAACGCCGCCCGGCCTATAGACTCCGAGCTTGCACCCATCAACATCTCGGACGCTGGAGCAAACGAGAGCGtcccgccgacgtcgagggcgtcgccagaagtcgagatggccgagatcGGAGGGCAGTACGTCGACAACACGTCAAGCCTTACCTTTCTTCACCGGGCCTGGAAGCGTCTTTCCTCACAGAGGTCGGGCGGGAGTGATGCTCCGGGACACGTCCCcagcggcgtcgagcagcaCCAGAAGCTGACGAGGGCGGGTGACAAGCCGTTTGAATCCCATGTTCTCGATATCTCGGCTCTCCCGGATCGATCCACGGGCCTGGGGATGCTGCGCTTCTACTTCGACGTCTGCGTCGTGACCTATCGCTGTCTGCACCAGGGCTACGTCACCGAGTGGTTCGAGGGGCTGCTTGCGAATGCACAGGTCAACCGGCCCCTGCATCACGGCATAGGATACGCCAAGGCGTCCATCGTCATGACCATTCTGGCCATCGTCACGCTGCGGCAAAGCAAGGTCCGAGGAGGCACCGGCACTGCCGCGGCGGAGAGCTCTGATCTCCGGCGCAGCGATGCTTACTTCTCTCACGCTTCAAGCCTCACAGACATGGAGGTCGGCCTGCCGAAACTGGAGTCTGCCCAGTCGCGCCTGTTGCAAGCTCTCTACCTCCTCCAGACGTCCCGCATGAACCAGGCGTGGTACGTCTTTGGGAGCATCCTCCCCATCGTCTCGGCGCTGGGCCTGCACCGGAAGTCCGGCCGCAACAGGGGCAGCGGCGACAGGGACTACATCGTCTCGCAGTGTAGAAAGAGGACTTTCTGGGTGGCCTACACCATCGACAAGTACCTCTCCGTCGTCTTTGGCCGTCCTAGGATGTACCACGACGACAACATCGACCAGGATTTCCCGGACCGCGTCAACGACGAAGACATGACGCCCCAAGGGAAGTCGAGGGAGGAGCCCGAGATGGACTGCCACGTCGAGAGCCTCATCTTCCACGCGAAACTAGCCCAGCTCATCGACGGCATCTCGAGAGAGGTCTACTCGATCAAGCACATACCCAAGCACGACCGCCTCATGGCAGCCCACCGATACGGCCAGGCTCTCCACCAGTGGCGCGAGTCGCTCCCCCATCACCTGGGCACCGTCCGGCCCATGTCTCTGATCCCTTCGTTCCGACGTCAGAACACGGCCCTCAAGCTGGCGTATTGCCATGCCATCATGCACGCCAACCGTCCCTTTCTCCTCGGTACCGGGGCGTCCAACAAGAGCGGCCGGCGTTCCGCCCTGGACGACAGCGTCGACGAGTgcatcaacgccgccaaggccgcgcTCGAGACGGTCGACGGCATGGCCAGCGACGGCACGCTGTTCCACGCCTTTTGGTGGACGCCGTACGTGACCTTTTGCGCGCTGGCGGTTGTGTACGTGTGGGAGATCCAGAGGGGccgggacgacggcgaagaggggCTCTTTGAACTCGCCGAACGCTGCCAGAACCACCTGGCGgacgccaccgccgccgagagcccGGGCCGCAGGTACAGCGTCATCCTCGAAGAGCTTCGCCAGGAGGCCAGGTACCATTCTGCCGGGCCCTCGGGTCGCGACCAGAGGCCCGCGACCGAGCCGGCCGAGCGCCGCGGAGGCGCCGAGCCGACGCGGCTGGACGACGCTCCCAGacccccggcgccgccggcagacATGGGCGAGGTGTTCCAGCAGCCGGGCTTCGAGGGCATGACGAGCCTCTTCAGCAGCTGGGAGACCACGGACTGGCTGGATCTCGACTCTTCGGTACACCAATTCCTCCAAAGGATCTAA
- a CDS encoding Glutathione S-transferase codes for MSIEVFHLHLSQSERIVWLLEELQVPYKLHVFERDPKSGLAPKEIKDLNPAGTAPYFRDGTVSPPVEISESGAIVEYILTVHGSKIGSGAPRLRRTPDDADYAAYLEWLHFANGTLQPAMLRAMTLLFAGAWESAFGKQMDAKTHSTLKLVDDRLADNKWLAGQQLSAADIMTVFTLTTMRGFFPLLDLSPHKNILRYLKDVAERPAYREALRKADKGMEPMIEPKVKAFKQFESFGAIYESLGY; via the exons ATGTCTATCGAGGTTTTCCACTTGCACCTCTCGCAATCCGAGAGGATTGTGTGGCTGTTGGAG GAACTCCAAGTCCCCTACAAGTTGCACGTCTTTGAGCGGGATCCCAAGTCTGGCCTCGCGCCAAAGGAGATCAAAGACCTG AACCCCGCTGGCACTGCACCCTACTTCCGCGATGGCACGGTCTCACCGCCAGTCGAGATCTCGGAAtccggcgccatcgtcgagtACATCCTGACCGTCCACGGCTCCAAGATCGGCTCCGGGGCGCCGAGGCTGCGGCGCAcccccgacgacgccgactaCGCCGCCTATCTCGAGTGGCTTCActtcgccaacggcacccTCCAGCCCGCCATGCTCCGCGCCATGACGCTCCTATTCGCGGGCGCCTGGGAAAGCGCTTTCGGCAAGCAGATGGATGCCAAGACACACAGCACTCTCAAGCTGGTGGACGACCGCCTGGCCGACAACAAGTGGCTCGCCGGGCAGCAGCTGAGCGCGGCGGACATCATGACCGTCTTCACCCTCACCACCATGCGCGGCTTCTTCCCGCTCCTCGACCTGTCGCCGCACAAGAACATCCTGAGGTACTTGAAGGACGTGGCCGAGCGCCCTGCATACCGCGAGGCGCTGAGGAAGGCGGACAAGGGTATGGAGCCGATGATCGAGCCCAAGGTTAAGGCGTTCAAGCAGTTTGAATCCTTTGGCGCCATTTACGAGTCGTTAGGGTACTGA
- a CDS encoding Major facilitator superfamily transporter has translation MAVTRTSSDLSDLERVSHGKETVAHDECPRTGGMRPEDVDFLANFPEDRKKKTVRKVDYRLIPMLVLLYLMAYLDKTNIGNAKIEGLLVSLDMTGVEYNVAVSVFFIPFVLAEVPSNMVLHLFKRPSLYIGGIVVCWGIVMTCNGVVQSYGGLIAVRIFLGLFEAGFLPGAILIISKWYLPNETQTRIALLYTSAASGGGFSGLLAFAIAKMDGVGGYEGWRWIFIIEGVATVAIGVMCFFFLVDSPALSKWLDADEKRYLELRQQVRRVVRPDEFRDSHFDKHAILSVLTDWKIYLLILVNWSNAVPNYAMKFTMPQIIKNMGYTSANAQLLTIPPYAVGAISAYVFSVFADRHSWRMPFIVGPQLCLIVAFSILFAKSADIKNNIALCYFAVCLACFGMYPILPGVNAWNLANTPSPTKRAISIGFLVCVGNIGGLIGSYIYLDKEAPRYPTGFGTSFGFASAGVVAAVTLELLLKRLNKKKELLSEDEVRQRYTDEELDRMGERSPLFKYAL, from the exons ATGGCCGTTACGCGGACCTCGTCCGACCTCTCCGACCTTGAGCGTGTCTCCCACGGAAAAGAGACCGTTGCGCACGATGAGTGCCCACGAACTGGCGGTATGAGACCTGAAGACGTCGATTTTCTCGCCAATTTCCCAGAAgataggaagaagaagaccgtTCGCAAGGTTGAT TACCGCCTTATCCCTATGCTCGTTCTGCTGTACCTCATGGCCTACCTCGACAAAACCAACATTGGCAACGCCAAGATCGAAGGCTTGCTAGTCAGCCTCGACATGACTGGCGTGGAATACAACGTTGCAGTCTCCGTGTTCTTCATCCCTTTCGTCCTAGCCGAAGTCCCGAGCAACATGGTTCTCCACCTCTTCAAGAGACCTTCTCTTTACATTGGCGGCATTGTCGTGTGCTGGGGCATCGTCATGACGTGCAATGGCGTCGTCCAGAGCTACGGTGGCCTGATTGCCGTCCGAATCTTTCTCGGCCTTTTTGA AGCAGGTTTCCTCCCCGGCGCCATCCTGATCATCTCCAAGTGGTATCTACCCAACGAGACACAGACTCGAATCGCTCTCCTGTATACTTCCGCAGCGTCCGGAGGAGGCTTTTCGGGACTTCTTGCTTTTGCCATTGCCAAGATGGACGGGGTCGGCGGTTACGAGGGATGGAGATGG ATCTTCATCATCGAAGGGGTGGCAACGGTAGCCATTGGGGTCAtgtgcttcttcttcctcgtcgactcTCCTGCCTTGTCGAAATGGCTTGACGCCGACGAAAAGCGATACCTCGAGCTCCGACAGCAGGTCCGGCGGGTCGTTCGACCGGACGAGTTCCGAGACAGCCACTTTGACAAACACGCCATTCTCTCGGTCCTGACGGACTGGAAAATCTACCTGTTGATCCTGGTCAACTGGTCCAACGCGGTCCCCAACTACGCCATGAAGTTCACCATGCCCCAGATCATCAAGAACATGGGCTACACCTCGGCCAATGCGCAGCTCCTGACGATCCCGCCGTACGCGGTCGGTGCCATCTCGGCCTACGTCTTCTCCGTGTTCGCCGACCGGCACTCCTGGCGCATGCCGTTCATCGTCGGGCCGCAGCTGTGCCTGATCGTTGCTTTCAGCATCTTGTTCGCCAAGAGCGCCGACATCAAGAACAACATCGCCCTGTGCTACTTTGCTGTGTGCCTCGCCTGCTTTGG CATGTACCCGATTCTGCCCGGAGTCAACGCGTGGAACCTCGCAAACACGCCCAGCCCCACGAAGCGAGCCATCAGCATTGGGTTCTTGGTCTGCGTCGGCAACATCGGCGGCCTCATCGGCAGCTACATCTacctcgacaaggaggcGCCGAGGTACCCGACTGGGTTCGGCACTTCCTTCGGCTTCGCCTCGGCCGGAGTGGTCGCAGCCGTCACTCTTGAGCTTTTGTTGAAGAGACTGAATAAGAAGAAGGAACTTTTGAGCGAAGATGAAGTGAGGCAACGCTATACCGACGAAGAACTTGACCGCATGGGAGAGAGGAGCCCCTTGTTCAAGTATGCTCTCTAA